A window of the Lactuca sativa cultivar Salinas chromosome 7, Lsat_Salinas_v11, whole genome shotgun sequence genome harbors these coding sequences:
- the LOC122195218 gene encoding secreted RxLR effector protein 161-like yields MVGSLIYLTLTRLDISFAIGILSRFIQNPRKPHLGAARRVLRYIKTTLHYGVQFKREPSCKLMGFCDADNAGDLNTRRSTTGYVFMLGSSIISWSSKRQPTVSLSTTEAEYRAVAMAAQECTWLVQLLKNLNQEVDYSIPLLCNNTSSIKLAENPTFHARTKHIEVHYRFIKEKVLMGEIDLQYVKTTKLVADILNKSLASEKLIEFNNMMGMVEVDVEREY; encoded by the coding sequence ATGGTAGGAAGCTTGATTTATCTCACCTTGACGCGACTGGATATATCATTTGCCATTGGTATTTTAAGCCGATTTATCCAGAATCCGAGAAAGCCTCATCTTGGAGCTGCACGCAGAGTATTAAGATACATCAAAACTACCCTACACTATGGTGTTCAGTTCAAGAGGGAACCTAGTTGTAAATTGATGGGTTTTTGTGATGCTGATAATGCCGGTGACTTAAATACAAGAAGGTCAACAACTGGCTATGTGTTCATGCTTGGTTCCAGCATCATATCATGGAGTAGCAAGCGTCAACCCACTGTGTCTTTATCTACAACTGAAGCGGAATATAGAGCTGTTGCCATGGCAGCTCAAGAGTGCACCTGGCTTGTTCAATTGTTGAAGAATCTAAACCAGGAAGTTGATTACAGCATTCCACTTTTATGTAACAATACGTCATCCATCAAACTAGCTGAGAATCCTACATTTCATGCTCGCACCAAGCATATTGAAGTTCACTACCGCTTTATTAAAGAGAAGGTCTTAATGGGCGAAATAGACTTGCAATATGTGAAGACGACTAAGCTAGTTGCAGATATCCTAAACAAGAGTCTAGCAAGTGAAAAGCTTATTGAATTCAACAACATGATGGGTATGGTAGAAGTTGATGTTGAGAGGGAATATTAA
- the LOC111895589 gene encoding protein JINGUBANG: protein MTKDMTGKPVFFKKNTLIRRQKLAVLLHSSEPNVFITTHQQPENIDHRSSNASLPSPDLSSNSSPVYPMSPINQMPSPYSKSPWTLPHGSNGDEGSIHNTALIGSLIREEGHIYSLASSGDLLYTGSDSKNIRVWKNLMEFSGFKSSSGLVKAIVVSGDRIFTGHQDGKIRVWKYSDKKKKAYKRVGNLPTTKDYIKKSMNPNNYIEVRRRRNVPWIKHYDAVACMSLDEERGLLYSGSWDKTMKVWRLSDSKCLESVNAHDDAINSVVVGFDGLVFTGSADGSVKVWRRELVGKTTKHVLVYTLLDQDSAVTSVVVNTSQTTVYAGSSDGLVNFWEREKQTLSHGGVLRGHKLAVLCLATAGNLLLSGSADNSICVWLREGGGIHNCLSVLNGHTGPVKCLAVQDSSEDDDQKNQEWIVYSGSLDNSVNLWRVSEEPEITI, encoded by the coding sequence ATGACGAAAGACATGACAGGAAAACCcgtctttttcaagaaaaacacTCTCATCCGAAGACAAAAACTCGCCGTTCTCCTCCACAGCTCAGAACCAAACGTTTTCATCACCACCCACCAACAACCGGAAAACATCGATCACCGCAGTAGCAACGCCTCATTACCTAGCCCTGACTTGTCTTCAAATTCATCTCCAGTCTACCCCATGTCACCAATCAACCAGATGCCATCACCCTACTCCAAATCTCCTTGGACTCTTCCTCATGGTAGCAATGGCGACGAAGGTAGCATCCACAACACTGCCTTGATCGGGTCTTTGATACGTGAAGAGGGTCATATCTATTCGTTAGCGTCTTCGGGGGATTTGTTGTACACAGGTTCGGATTCGAAGAACATTAGAGTGTGGAAGAATCTGATGGAGTTTTCTGGTTTCAAATCAAGTAGCGGTTTAGTCAAAGCGATTGTTGTTTCCGGTGATCGCATATTTACCGGCCACCAGGATGGGAAAATTCGGGTGTGGAAATATTCAGACAAGAAGAAAAAAGCTTACAAACGCGTAGGTAATCTCCCCACGACGAAAGATTACATCAAGAAGTCAATGAACCCTAATAATTACATTGAAGTAAGACGTCGTCGTAACGTTCCATGGATCAAGCATTACGATGCTGTTGCTTGCATGAGTTTGGATGAAGAACGAGGGTTATTGTATTCAGGATCGTGGGATAAAACAATGAAAGTTTGGAGGCTTTCAGATTCAAAATGTTTAGAATCTGTAAACGCTCATGACGACGCCATTAATTCCGTCGTCGTTGGGTTTGACGGTTTGGTTTTTACCGGGTCCGCCGACGGGTCGGTGAAGGTGTGGCGGAGGGAGTTAGTCGGGAAGACCACAAAACACGTTTTGGTTTACACGCTTTTGGATCAGGACAGCGCTGTCACGTCTGTGGTGGTGAACACCTCTCAAACCACCGTGTACGCGGGATCCTCCGATGGACTGGTGAACTTCTGGGAACGGGAGAAGCAAACGTTATCACACGGCGGAGTTCTGAGGGGACACAAGCTTGCAGTGCTTTGTCTCGCAACTGCCGGAAACTTGTTGCTGAGTGGGTCGGCGGACAACAGCATCTGCGTGTGGCTGAGGGAAGGTGGCGGCATTCATAATTGTTTGTCGGTCTTGAATGGCCACACTGGTCCGGTGAAATGTTTGGCGGTTCAGGACTCGAGTGAAGATGATGATCAGAAAAATCAAGAATGGATTGTGTACAGTGGTAGTCTGGATAACTCGGTAAATCTATGGCGGGTATCAGAAGAGCCGGAAATTACCATATGA